In Archangium violaceum, the following are encoded in one genomic region:
- a CDS encoding T6SS phospholipase effector Tle1-like catalytic domain-containing protein: MDTRKPSQKKVSGRTPAPSALRRAASMVKAGSTAPTQPSTDTGLKTIKTPVAEPPTRTPGQWLSFFFDGTGNNQDADLGTEEHSNVTRLYRAHLGNESADPASPGVFRFYIPGIGTYFKEVNDDGGGTTGPGFGAKGDARLDWAMERFDKTIAGGKDKIHVALFGFSRGATLARAFARRLAERCSNKNGTWYLNGTQRSIRLYFMGLFDTVASVGLPTSVDNSSLGGMFSLKLALLNRSTGSASLFNIAPGDTPGADPSPGFIDGHASWASNLRIPKMVERCVHMVAAHEIRNSFPLDSLLDGKYYPAHCEEIVFPGSHSDVGGGYRPEEGARGMAAGAHLSLIPLRRMYQKAIQSGVPLNTDMRSDALKRDFAFDIASATAFQILEKRYAAYKKLAGDGGVSLGTAFLSHMKLYYKWRFHKIALDQKARKTGMRTLDELRLRQTEKQWNQERKNLEKKKEELWTELTSYRIQAKPFRSRTDGEMPRTPQQQRYHQLANAKEDEYRKLVARLDTLPGSVDDLVDHMKIYDEQLLADAAILKQLSNKGKNKLRPHYQALLDAYVDEFEKKNGLKDAELIAFFDDYVHDSLAGFARDSTLPSDPRIIYIGGDEELKYAMNSSQASWAANTG, encoded by the coding sequence ATGGATACTAGGAAGCCCTCCCAGAAGAAGGTCTCCGGGCGGACGCCAGCGCCCTCGGCGCTGCGCCGGGCCGCGAGCATGGTCAAGGCCGGCTCCACCGCGCCCACCCAGCCCAGCACCGACACTGGGCTCAAGACCATCAAGACCCCCGTCGCCGAGCCCCCCACGCGCACACCGGGCCAGTGGCTCAGCTTCTTCTTCGATGGTACCGGCAACAACCAGGATGCGGACCTCGGCACCGAGGAACACAGCAACGTGACGCGGTTGTACCGGGCCCATCTCGGCAACGAGTCGGCGGACCCTGCGTCACCTGGGGTCTTCCGTTTCTACATCCCTGGCATCGGTACGTACTTCAAGGAGGTCAACGACGACGGGGGTGGCACGACGGGGCCCGGCTTCGGCGCCAAGGGCGACGCCCGCCTCGACTGGGCCATGGAGCGGTTCGACAAGACCATTGCCGGCGGCAAGGACAAGATCCACGTTGCCTTGTTCGGCTTCTCACGAGGAGCCACGCTGGCGCGCGCCTTTGCCCGGCGCCTCGCGGAGCGCTGCTCGAACAAGAATGGGACGTGGTACCTCAACGGGACCCAGCGCTCCATCCGCCTGTACTTCATGGGCTTGTTCGACACCGTGGCCTCGGTCGGTCTGCCGACGAGCGTGGACAACTCCTCGCTCGGTGGCATGTTCAGTCTCAAGCTCGCCCTGCTCAACCGCTCGACCGGCAGCGCCTCGCTCTTCAATATTGCCCCGGGCGACACACCGGGGGCCGATCCATCTCCAGGGTTCATTGATGGGCATGCCTCCTGGGCGAGCAACCTCCGCATTCCCAAGATGGTGGAGCGCTGCGTCCACATGGTGGCGGCCCATGAGATCCGCAACTCCTTCCCGCTGGATAGCCTGCTCGACGGGAAGTACTACCCGGCCCATTGCGAGGAGATCGTCTTCCCCGGCAGCCACTCGGACGTGGGAGGCGGCTACCGTCCAGAGGAAGGGGCTCGCGGGATGGCCGCTGGCGCGCACCTCAGCCTGATTCCCCTCAGGCGCATGTATCAAAAGGCGATCCAATCAGGAGTGCCCCTCAATACGGACATGAGATCCGACGCGCTTAAGAGGGACTTCGCGTTCGATATCGCCAGCGCCACTGCCTTCCAAATCTTGGAGAAGCGGTACGCCGCCTACAAGAAGCTCGCGGGAGATGGAGGCGTGTCCCTGGGAACCGCTTTCCTCTCCCACATGAAGCTCTACTACAAGTGGCGCTTCCACAAGATCGCCTTGGACCAGAAAGCTCGAAAGACTGGGATGAGGACGCTGGACGAGCTCCGGCTCCGTCAGACCGAGAAGCAGTGGAACCAGGAGCGCAAGAACCTGGAGAAGAAGAAGGAGGAGCTGTGGACGGAGCTCACGAGCTACCGGATCCAGGCGAAGCCCTTCAGGTCGCGGACGGACGGGGAGATGCCGCGGACGCCACAACAGCAGAGGTACCACCAGCTGGCCAATGCCAAGGAGGACGAGTATCGCAAGCTCGTGGCCAGGCTCGATACCCTTCCTGGCTCGGTCGATGATCTCGTGGACCACATGAAGATCTACGACGAGCAGCTCCTCGCGGACGCGGCGATTCTCAAGCAGCTCTCGAACAAGGGAAAGAACAAGCTCCGGCCCCACTACCAAGCGCTGCTGGACGCCTACGTGGATGAATTCGAGAAGAAGAACGGCCTGAAGGATGCGGAGCTCATCGCGTTCTTCGATGACTACGTCCATGACTCGCTGGCCGGTTTCGCCAGGGACTCCACGCTGCCTTCGGATCCACGCATCATCTACATCGGCGGGGATGAGGAGCTGAAGTACGCCATGAACTCCTCGCAAGCATCCTGGGCCGCGAACACCGGCTGA